A window from Acidobacteriota bacterium encodes these proteins:
- a CDS encoding carboxypeptidase-like regulatory domain-containing protein: MIVAIFVAGSIGGNSERYLLGQATDLEHRQRQNESIRGLAASDVGDAPLSCSDGGPGTGIYMGHVSGIEGPGSFDDVEVLLTCGSRALERTVPGPDGGFVFEGLPDGDYVVTVRKTGYRGPPARRFRLEGGVITSPPPGAINREYLLAPLDPDTFVYHWEEDQSTAGYDYSAHVNQPLEVEFLDESVEVSDNSSAIRLNHDYSILLVDSESGSWTQEHAYRLLETMRAIPQDDELYPDYESRGASKWLLTSEHVHNDIRITGGDVFSQRTVLISEEAFVNASPKIALIEGKRGKYYSQRLHHALVRFVTDNGRHEASYEKILQERFGVTTRITEHTTYEALTASTTGEAASRFQKFHSEEIVQLINTLEEMPGGMHKIPELKYLVRRLDGTPHPLYSEAPAVAWPDSGYIEFMDTAFLKASISAVHRLILHEKAHFLWAHLFDDRLKADWIELGGWYKDVRSPSGWSTTKQTEFVSAYAHQKNPDEDMAESIAFFVINPDKLRSRAIGKYEFVRDRIMQGNIYISKIREDLTFEVYNLFPDYVFPGKIRRVDIQVSGAAEEDKTVRIEVELHALDSVLEGAKYVLMRVMSDVGTYKDIFLHPGGIANAPADTVLSGEFTLSKFAKGGYWFPIQVKIRDEHGNERFERGDDFGWSLYVNNPLEDVTPPAYVRNSASLTKSVETREGQEIQVIRASWQVDENNGLIENNPCYASINDELLETYRFEEHGVYDSQSERCEVLFLMPHYMPSSVYTMNYIRMTDLALNTTGVFFGDPGHLLRPEQSFIDETAQQIELVTNNPDTEAPEVDLNAIQVSAKPTHPEAPNGETLVTLTFRIRDNISGFTYAWLNLRDPQGIEHEYFGPDPNRDKLFPSGDPSRWTTYTWTVVLPPGSAPGTWGLAEMTVWDRAENFQQYDFTEIIHFDVESD, from the coding sequence GTGATCGTTGCCATTTTCGTGGCTGGATCCATCGGCGGCAACAGCGAGCGGTACCTTCTGGGCCAGGCCACCGACCTCGAACACAGACAGCGGCAGAACGAAAGCATCCGTGGCCTCGCGGCCAGTGACGTTGGCGATGCCCCGCTCAGTTGCAGTGACGGTGGCCCCGGCACGGGAATCTACATGGGCCACGTCTCCGGAATTGAGGGACCGGGCTCGTTCGACGACGTCGAAGTGTTGCTCACCTGCGGCAGCAGAGCGCTTGAAAGGACTGTCCCGGGTCCCGACGGCGGCTTTGTCTTTGAGGGACTGCCGGACGGTGACTACGTGGTCACGGTGCGAAAGACCGGCTACCGCGGGCCGCCAGCCAGGCGATTCCGCCTGGAGGGAGGCGTGATCACCTCGCCTCCGCCGGGTGCGATCAACCGGGAGTACCTCCTGGCGCCCCTGGACCCGGACACCTTCGTATACCACTGGGAAGAAGATCAGAGCACGGCCGGCTACGACTACTCCGCCCACGTCAATCAACCCCTGGAGGTGGAGTTCCTCGACGAATCGGTTGAGGTGAGCGACAACTCCTCCGCCATTAGACTGAATCACGACTACAGCATCCTGCTGGTCGACAGCGAGAGCGGCTCCTGGACCCAGGAACACGCCTATCGGCTGCTGGAGACGATGAGGGCGATTCCGCAGGACGACGAGCTGTATCCCGATTACGAATCGCGGGGCGCAAGCAAGTGGTTGCTCACCTCGGAGCACGTCCACAACGACATCCGGATCACCGGCGGAGACGTGTTCAGCCAGAGGACCGTTCTGATCTCAGAGGAGGCCTTTGTCAACGCAAGCCCCAAAATCGCGCTGATCGAGGGAAAGCGGGGAAAGTACTACTCGCAGCGGCTGCACCATGCCCTGGTGCGTTTCGTCACCGACAACGGCCGGCACGAGGCGTCTTACGAGAAGATCCTTCAGGAACGGTTCGGTGTCACAACGCGGATCACCGAACACACGACCTATGAGGCGCTCACTGCCTCGACCACCGGAGAGGCCGCTTCGCGCTTCCAGAAATTCCATTCCGAGGAGATCGTGCAGCTCATCAATACCCTCGAGGAAATGCCCGGGGGCATGCACAAGATCCCGGAGCTGAAGTACCTGGTCCGCCGCCTGGACGGGACCCCCCATCCGCTCTATAGCGAGGCTCCCGCGGTGGCCTGGCCGGATTCCGGCTATATCGAGTTCATGGACACGGCTTTTCTAAAGGCATCCATCTCGGCTGTCCACCGCCTGATCCTTCACGAAAAGGCGCACTTCCTCTGGGCACATCTGTTCGATGACCGGTTGAAGGCGGATTGGATCGAGCTGGGCGGCTGGTACAAGGACGTGCGCAGCCCGAGCGGCTGGTCCACCACCAAGCAGACCGAGTTCGTCAGCGCCTATGCCCACCAAAAGAACCCCGATGAGGACATGGCCGAGTCGATCGCCTTCTTCGTGATCAACCCCGACAAGCTCAGGTCTCGAGCCATTGGCAAGTACGAGTTTGTGCGCGACCGCATCATGCAGGGGAACATCTACATTTCGAAGATCCGGGAGGACCTGACTTTCGAGGTGTACAACCTGTTTCCCGACTATGTCTTTCCGGGCAAGATCCGCAGGGTGGACATTCAGGTCAGCGGAGCCGCGGAGGAAGACAAGACCGTTCGGATCGAGGTCGAACTGCATGCGTTGGACAGTGTGCTCGAGGGGGCGAAGTATGTGCTCATGAGGGTTATGAGCGATGTCGGCACCTACAAGGATATATTTCTGCATCCCGGCGGTATCGCTAACGCACCGGCGGACACGGTGCTATCGGGAGAATTCACCCTGAGCAAATTCGCCAAGGGGGGCTACTGGTTTCCCATTCAGGTAAAGATCCGGGACGAACATGGCAACGAGCGGTTTGAACGGGGTGACGACTTCGGATGGAGCCTCTACGTGAACAATCCGCTTGAGGATGTTACTCCTCCGGCGTATGTGAGGAACTCGGCGTCGCTCACCAAGTCCGTCGAAACGCGGGAAGGACAAGAGATTCAGGTGATCCGGGCCAGTTGGCAGGTGGACGAGAACAATGGATTGATAGAGAACAATCCGTGTTATGCGTCCATAAACGACGAACTCCTGGAAACCTATCGCTTTGAGGAGCACGGCGTCTACGACTCACAGAGCGAACGCTGCGAAGTCTTGTTCCTGATGCCGCACTACATGCCGTCGTCGGTGTACACGATGAACTATATCAGGATGACTGACCTTGCCTTGAACACAACCGGTGTCTTTTTTGGCGATCCGGGTCACCTTCTCAGGCCAGAACAATCATTCATCGATGAAACGGCACAACAAATTGAACTGGTTACGAATAACCCCGATACCGAAGCCCCGGAGGTGGACCTCAACGCCATTCAGGTCAGCGCCAAACCTACCCATCCGGAGGCACCCAACGGCGAGACGCTGGTCACTCTGACCTTCCGCATCCGTGACAACATCTCTGGATTCACGTATGCCTGGCTAAACTTGCGGGATCCGCAAGGCATCGAGCATGAGTACTTCGGCCCTGATCCGAATCGGGACAAGCTTTTCCCGTCCGGGGACCCTTCCCGGTGGACCACCTATACCTGGACCGTTGTTCTGCCGCCGGGATCGGCGCCGGGCACCTGGGGCCTTGCCGAGATGACTGTCTGGGACAGGGCGGAGAACTTCCAACAGTACGATTTTACCGAGATCATCCATTTCGATGTCGAGAGCGACTGA
- a CDS encoding collagenase → MQELAGEITIRASRVTLLITVAFVALSQSPAQVRSDEACSGLYAALRSATGDRLVEVVRRGDRRCLDRLRSDLDAPLQIAVSRESNVVTVADSIPEAMADYTGFGNEGVHQLFLYLRAAEYIHYYCLLDRSCNGEEWNSAETYSMEAGSPVHRAVKAAIDSFVEHPLFRHAGRQHTDTLNDVGYAIIFYEMSGLYLSLVEDWLNDWDDNYAANPIFHDQMDVMLDIVSWGHVRPPFADFFGEYRGLVHALRDFVLAERWLGTSSQWIMERSVMELGHYFQHKNTTNYEYVLPIALSVLTTYRDRPEAKDIFLRLVGEIDYHDVGNCERYGLCDWYAGDGFKANFRAALFTDTMVCPVNACSGDTITIHAQDLEADKLATACQRMYEEGQAFQTLFGTQCTPVPDDFNSHLDVYVFNDGDACWAMQFPAFGRGVDTCSGIYYEHDPSDPDSSAQFIVTEYVPNQHARDPELPIRNFEHEYAHYLDGRYNRHGPYRGHDDSVHWWVEGFAEYLSAEVSPYIGLPRCESPYSLTETLLHSDSIPTSYAQRHLAVRFLMANHRDFIDTLLKYTRQGEYAAYTAHMAAEAPKLEGEWRTWLVACEVHTDSRVAPYCPSGPDLYQYGYITRVVLGSLDHADDENLGHRFYDETVSVQAGSTVELRVTASVRIPVEGDVNRVEAWIDWNGDERFDENTEQVMNREARLTNRRHPVTVSSTVTAPQDAHIGRVRLRVRVQYKQPHGADQGICENYESGETQDYDITVTAVLNPGDGEGPQPTSGGDLFIPVLLTLAGHNDALFTSELTLNNRGSEEATLHYTYTADRGGGSGTATDKLAPGRQRIEPDALSYLRQLGIPIPHSGNRLGTLRVEVAGSSAVSVVARTTTAVPEGRAGLAYPGIGENEGFQEAVYLCGLRQNSQDRSNVALQNMGTEGEIILRTTVFSGDGADTRSRMLGDKRLKPGEFRQYDGVLKALGSSAQGYVKVERVAGSSPFYAYGVINDNFNSDGSFVFPITESSLEKTRGRTLPVIIENTGFTSELTVTNFSASDKQVDFSFVADAVETSDDTATFSLRLKAGEQRIVPQIVNWLRQQGVVGIGPAGPAFVGALFATPSEGDMSGIVIGARTGSPDERGGQYSLFYNAVPYGLATVESAWIYGLQQNAENRSNLALVNTGEVDGSSSTFEITIYDGTGESQPRTKRVRLDPRRWKQGNGILGNISQGYVQIRKTSGNNPFVAYGVINDGGRPGERSGDGAILLSRE, encoded by the coding sequence ATGCAAGAACTTGCTGGAGAAATAACGATCCGAGCGAGTCGCGTCACGCTGCTCATCACCGTCGCGTTTGTCGCGCTCTCCCAGTCGCCTGCCCAGGTCAGATCGGACGAAGCCTGCTCAGGCCTCTATGCCGCCTTGCGTAGCGCGACCGGCGACCGCCTGGTCGAAGTGGTGCGCAGAGGCGACCGAAGATGCCTCGACCGCCTTAGAAGCGATTTGGATGCGCCGCTGCAAATTGCCGTATCCCGGGAGTCGAACGTGGTCACCGTGGCCGACAGCATCCCCGAGGCAATGGCAGACTACACCGGATTTGGAAACGAAGGGGTTCATCAGCTTTTCCTCTATTTGCGGGCGGCCGAGTATATCCACTACTACTGTCTCTTGGACCGCAGTTGCAATGGTGAGGAATGGAACAGTGCAGAAACCTACTCCATGGAGGCCGGATCGCCTGTGCATCGGGCCGTCAAGGCCGCCATCGACTCCTTCGTCGAGCACCCGCTGTTCCGCCATGCCGGCAGACAGCACACCGATACCCTGAATGACGTCGGATACGCCATCATCTTCTACGAGATGAGCGGGCTGTACTTGAGTCTGGTCGAGGATTGGCTCAACGATTGGGACGACAACTACGCCGCCAATCCAATCTTCCACGATCAGATGGATGTGATGCTGGACATTGTCTCCTGGGGGCATGTACGTCCCCCGTTCGCTGATTTTTTCGGAGAATACCGGGGCCTTGTCCATGCGTTGCGGGATTTCGTGTTGGCCGAACGGTGGCTGGGAACCTCCTCGCAGTGGATCATGGAACGATCCGTCATGGAATTGGGGCACTATTTCCAGCACAAAAACACAACGAACTACGAATACGTGTTGCCGATCGCTTTGTCCGTCCTCACCACCTATCGAGACCGGCCCGAAGCCAAAGATATCTTTCTTCGCCTGGTCGGCGAGATCGACTACCACGACGTCGGGAACTGCGAGCGATACGGCCTGTGCGATTGGTACGCCGGCGACGGCTTCAAAGCCAACTTCCGAGCCGCGCTGTTCACAGACACGATGGTGTGTCCCGTCAACGCCTGTTCCGGAGACACCATCACCATCCATGCCCAGGACCTGGAGGCGGACAAGCTGGCGACGGCCTGCCAGAGGATGTATGAAGAGGGTCAAGCCTTTCAAACCTTGTTCGGCACCCAATGTACGCCGGTACCCGACGACTTCAACAGCCACTTGGATGTGTACGTATTCAACGACGGAGACGCTTGCTGGGCAATGCAATTTCCGGCATTCGGCAGAGGCGTGGATACGTGCAGCGGCATCTATTACGAACATGATCCGTCGGATCCTGATTCATCAGCCCAGTTCATCGTGACTGAATACGTACCCAACCAACACGCCCGTGATCCAGAACTGCCCATTCGAAACTTCGAGCATGAGTATGCTCACTACCTGGATGGCCGCTACAACCGCCATGGCCCCTATCGCGGACACGACGATAGCGTTCATTGGTGGGTGGAGGGCTTCGCAGAGTACCTTTCCGCCGAAGTGTCTCCCTACATTGGCTTGCCCAGATGCGAATCTCCCTACTCGTTGACGGAAACGCTCCTCCATTCCGATTCCATCCCCACCAGTTACGCCCAGAGGCATCTCGCTGTCCGCTTCTTGATGGCGAATCACCGCGACTTCATCGACACACTGCTCAAGTACACGCGTCAAGGCGAGTATGCGGCCTATACCGCGCACATGGCCGCCGAAGCGCCGAAGCTCGAAGGAGAGTGGCGAACATGGCTGGTGGCCTGTGAAGTGCACACGGATTCACGTGTTGCTCCCTATTGTCCTAGCGGGCCGGACTTGTACCAATATGGCTACATCACGAGAGTCGTTCTGGGTTCCCTGGACCATGCCGACGACGAAAATCTCGGCCACCGGTTCTATGACGAGACGGTGAGTGTGCAAGCGGGCTCCACCGTCGAGCTTCGCGTTACCGCCAGCGTACGGATCCCGGTCGAGGGCGACGTCAACCGCGTGGAAGCGTGGATCGATTGGAACGGCGACGAGCGTTTCGATGAAAATACGGAACAGGTCATGAACAGGGAAGCTCGGCTGACAAACCGAAGACATCCCGTCACCGTCTCGTCAACGGTGACCGCACCGCAAGACGCCCACATCGGTAGGGTTCGCCTGCGCGTCCGCGTGCAATACAAGCAGCCACATGGTGCAGACCAAGGGATCTGTGAGAACTACGAGAGCGGTGAAACCCAAGACTACGACATCACTGTGACAGCCGTTTTAAACCCCGGCGACGGTGAAGGACCGCAACCGACATCGGGGGGTGACCTGTTCATCCCCGTCCTGCTGACCTTGGCAGGGCACAACGATGCTCTCTTCACCTCGGAGCTAACCCTGAACAACCGGGGATCGGAGGAGGCAACCCTCCACTACACCTACACGGCCGATCGAGGCGGCGGAAGCGGAACGGCCACTGACAAACTGGCGCCGGGGAGGCAGAGAATCGAACCCGACGCCTTGTCGTATTTGAGACAACTGGGTATTCCCATTCCCCACTCGGGGAATCGCCTCGGGACACTGAGAGTGGAGGTTGCGGGTTCTTCCGCCGTGAGTGTGGTGGCGCGGACCACCACGGCCGTACCAGAGGGCCGCGCCGGCCTGGCCTATCCCGGCATTGGCGAGAATGAAGGGTTCCAGGAAGCAGTCTATCTATGCGGACTGCGGCAGAACAGCCAGGACCGATCCAACGTGGCCCTCCAGAACATGGGGACCGAGGGTGAGATCATCTTGAGGACCACAGTGTTTTCCGGGGATGGTGCCGATACCAGAAGTCGGATGCTGGGTGACAAGAGGTTGAAACCGGGAGAGTTCCGCCAATACGATGGAGTACTGAAAGCGTTGGGCAGTTCGGCCCAGGGCTATGTCAAGGTGGAAAGGGTCGCCGGAAGCTCGCCCTTCTACGCCTACGGAGTCATCAACGACAATTTCAACTCGGACGGCTCCTTCGTCTTTCCGATTACCGAATCCAGCCTGGAAAAGACGAGAGGCCGGACCCTGCCGGTCATCATCGAAAACACAGGCTTCACCAGTGAGCTGACCGTCACCAACTTCTCGGCGTCGGACAAGCAGGTGGATTTCAGCTTTGTGGCCGATGCCGTCGAAACCAGCGATGATACCGCGACTTTCAGCCTAAGGCTCAAAGCCGGCGAGCAGAGGATCGTTCCCCAAATCGTCAACTGGCTACGCCAGCAGGGCGTGGTCGGCATCGGTCCGGCTGGTCCGGCCTTCGTGGGAGCCCTGTTCGCGACCCCGTCCGAGGGGGATATGAGCGGCATAGTGATCGGAGCCCGGACGGGATCTCCGGACGAAAGAGGAGGACAATACAGCCTCTTCTACAACGCGGTGCCCTATGGCTTGGCCACGGTCGAAAGCGCCTGGATCTACGGGCTGCAGCAGAACGCGGAGAACCGCAGCAACCTGGCCCTGGTCAATACGGGCGAGGTCGACGGCAGCTCCAGCACATTCGAGATCACGATCTACGACGGCACCGGGGAGTCTCAACCGAGAACGAAACGGGTAAGGCTCGATCCCCGCCGCTGGAAGCAGGGGAATGGGATTCTAGGCAATATCAGCCAAGGGTATGTTCAGATCAGGAAGACCTCCGGCAACAATCCATTTGTCGCCTACGGCGTGATCAACGACGGTGGCAGGCCTGGGGAGCGGAGTGGGGACGGCGCTATCCTGCTCAGCCGGGAGTAG
- a CDS encoding AI-2E family transporter — protein sequence MSDRKQQEATARGAMVIAAIVIIIAGIREASAILIPFLLAVFIAVIGGPFVFWLKRKGVPSALAVLAVVLVILGIGIGMGAVLSTSFNGFYQQMDAYKAGLNQQMDALFVWLKAMGIRLDWELLRQVVNPGEAMQLVATLLAGFGGVLTNAFLIILTVVFILLEASGFPAKLRAAKGDPKASFRAFEEFTHAVQGYLAIKTAVSLATGLAAALWVALLGLDFPLLWGLLAFLFNYVPTIGSIVAAVPAMLLALVQLGPFPALMVGVGYLCINFAFGSVIEPRFMGRGLGLSTLVVFLSLVFWGWVLGPVGMLLSVPLTMTAKIGLESSDTTRWLAILLGSEKSAAASLESTAGETETREGEPDPAHAPTEVSPSTH from the coding sequence ATGAGCGACAGGAAACAGCAGGAGGCGACGGCGCGGGGCGCCATGGTGATCGCGGCCATCGTGATCATCATCGCCGGAATTCGAGAAGCCTCGGCCATCCTGATTCCTTTCCTTTTGGCCGTGTTCATTGCGGTCATCGGGGGACCCTTCGTCTTCTGGCTGAAACGGAAGGGTGTTCCTTCCGCCCTGGCCGTGCTGGCGGTGGTGCTGGTGATCTTGGGAATCGGCATTGGCATGGGAGCGGTGCTGAGCACCTCTTTCAACGGCTTTTACCAGCAGATGGATGCCTACAAGGCAGGCTTGAATCAACAGATGGACGCGCTGTTCGTTTGGCTGAAGGCCATGGGCATCCGTCTCGACTGGGAACTGTTGAGGCAAGTGGTCAATCCCGGGGAGGCCATGCAGCTTGTGGCCACCCTGCTGGCCGGTTTTGGAGGTGTGCTGACCAACGCCTTCCTCATCATCCTGACGGTGGTCTTCATCCTGTTGGAGGCTTCGGGATTCCCCGCCAAGCTGAGGGCCGCCAAAGGGGACCCCAAGGCCTCCTTCCGCGCCTTCGAGGAGTTCACCCATGCGGTGCAGGGCTATCTGGCCATCAAGACGGCGGTGAGCCTGGCCACCGGGCTGGCGGCGGCCTTGTGGGTGGCCCTGCTGGGTTTGGACTTCCCGCTGCTCTGGGGGTTGCTGGCCTTTCTGTTCAACTATGTGCCGACCATCGGCTCCATTGTGGCCGCCGTTCCGGCGATGTTGCTGGCGCTTGTCCAACTGGGGCCCTTCCCCGCCCTGATGGTAGGCGTGGGCTATTTGTGCATCAACTTCGCGTTCGGCAGTGTGATCGAGCCGCGCTTCATGGGACGCGGTCTGGGCCTGTCGACTCTGGTCGTCTTTCTGTCGTTGGTCTTCTGGGGATGGGTGCTGGGGCCGGTAGGAATGCTGCTGTCGGTGCCCCTCACCATGACCGCCAAGATCGGCTTGGAGAGCAGCGACACAACTCGCTGGCTGGCCATTCTGCTGGGTTCGGAGAAATCCGCTGCAGCTTCCCTGGAATCCACTGCCGGGGAGACCGAAACGCGGGAGGGAGAACCCGATCCCGCCCACGCCCCGACAGAAGTCTCCCCTTCTACTCACTGA
- a CDS encoding MFS transporter, protein MTESGARKGTFGWCMYDWANSAYTTTVAVGLLPAYFAQAVVGLEGVRLGDTLYRATTLWGFTAGLAAFLAFLLSPTLGAVADMTASKKRFLLACAYTGSLFTVLLYFCQSGDVFKTLFFFLIAQVAYVGGNVFYDAFLPQIAPGRNAMDRLSGKGYAYGYVGGGLQFALALGLVAGHRRLGMAQGLAARLGMVMAGLWWAGFTLVTGRHLSEAPGRQVPVLGQSARSQWIALLAAGFSRTLQTARQVRRYRHLATFLLAYMFYNDGIQTAINMATIYGKDELGLSTTALMVTLLTIQIVATAGALLFSRVALWMGTRQAVMLTLVIWSAVAVVAYFIQNAREFFALGVVVGLVLGGSQALSRSLYGSMIPPQASAEFYGFYTLFSKFSSIWGPWVFAAITLMAGSARTAILSLVAFFLVGLVLLALVDEEKARQAGREDEATGTEQGQGLDKIGN, encoded by the coding sequence ATGACCGAATCCGGCGCCCGCAAGGGCACCTTCGGCTGGTGCATGTACGACTGGGCCAACTCGGCCTACACCACCACCGTGGCCGTGGGTCTGTTGCCCGCCTATTTTGCCCAGGCGGTAGTGGGGCTCGAGGGCGTCCGACTCGGAGACACCCTTTACAGGGCCACCACCCTGTGGGGGTTTACCGCCGGCCTGGCTGCCTTCCTCGCCTTTCTGTTGTCTCCCACCCTGGGCGCGGTTGCCGATATGACGGCTTCCAAGAAGCGTTTCCTGCTGGCCTGCGCCTACACGGGCTCCCTCTTCACGGTACTGCTCTACTTCTGCCAGTCAGGCGATGTCTTCAAGACCCTCTTCTTCTTTCTGATCGCCCAGGTTGCCTACGTCGGCGGCAACGTGTTTTATGACGCCTTCCTACCTCAGATCGCCCCCGGCCGAAACGCCATGGACCGGCTTTCGGGCAAGGGATACGCCTACGGCTACGTGGGAGGCGGCCTCCAGTTCGCTCTCGCCCTGGGACTGGTGGCCGGCCATCGTCGGCTCGGCATGGCTCAAGGCTTGGCGGCACGCCTGGGCATGGTGATGGCGGGGCTCTGGTGGGCGGGTTTCACCCTGGTGACCGGGCGGCATCTTTCCGAGGCGCCCGGTCGGCAAGTCCCGGTCCTCGGGCAGTCCGCCCGGTCGCAATGGATCGCCCTCCTGGCCGCCGGTTTCTCCCGCACCCTGCAGACGGCCCGCCAGGTTCGCCGCTATCGCCACCTGGCGACTTTCCTGCTGGCCTACATGTTCTACAACGACGGGATTCAGACCGCCATCAACATGGCCACCATCTACGGCAAGGACGAGCTGGGGCTGAGCACGACCGCCCTCATGGTGACTCTGCTGACGATCCAGATCGTGGCCACCGCCGGGGCGCTGCTGTTCAGCCGAGTGGCCCTGTGGATGGGAACCCGGCAGGCGGTCATGCTGACCCTGGTGATCTGGTCGGCGGTGGCCGTGGTGGCCTATTTCATTCAGAATGCCCGGGAGTTCTTCGCCCTGGGCGTGGTGGTGGGATTGGTTCTGGGCGGGTCCCAGGCCCTGAGCCGGTCCCTCTACGGTTCCATGATCCCGCCGCAGGCCAGCGCCGAGTTCTACGGCTTCTACACCCTCTTCAGTAAGTTTTCCTCCATCTGGGGCCCCTGGGTCTTCGCCGCCATCACCCTGATGGCAGGCAGCGCCCGGACGGCCATCCTGTCGCTGGTGGCCTTTTTCCTGGTGGGTCTGGTGCTGCTGGCATTGGTTGACGAGGAAAAGGCCCGCCAGGCCGGGCGGGAGGACGAGGCAACAGGAACGGAACAAGGGCAGGGCCTGGACAAAATCGGGAACTGA
- a CDS encoding M81 family metallopeptidase — protein MRIAIGGIEHESSNYSTVETPLEEFYGHSRSSGPEELLQRSGEVNTIIDGFIRELRRQEVEMVPLVWRHANSGKQPTGETHEALKESLLALLRQALPVDGVLLSVHGAYSAEGVDDADGDILKSVRELVGSHCPIIGVHDLHCNIGKTMVDNATALIVEDTYPHVDMAERGVEAADMMVRTVRGEIRPTLGWRSIPLFWAAARMITAKEPMSLVIDRLHALEKQPGVLTASVGVGYQWADVNCAGASTLVVTDNDLAGAQQKADDLARWIWERKETWQREPLSPERALDQGEALGKYPIILADQADNPGGGAPSDSTEILRLFLQRRLQDAAVLHIVDPETVRTALRAGVGNRVEVEVGGKSHPLVGPPVPMQAEVVAVSDGRFVYDGPMFAGLEGDHGDSVLLRQDGVYVAVISLGHQPMDLAFSRGLGLDCARMRYLCVKSTGHFRSGFEPIAGSIFNVDAGSVFTQDFSKLPFKRLGRKIYPMQPDTTFEI, from the coding sequence ATGCGCATTGCCATCGGCGGTATCGAGCACGAGAGCAGCAACTACTCCACGGTGGAGACGCCGCTGGAGGAGTTCTACGGGCACTCCCGCTCCAGCGGGCCCGAGGAACTGCTGCAACGTTCGGGTGAGGTCAACACCATCATCGACGGATTCATCAGGGAGTTGCGGCGGCAAGAGGTGGAGATGGTCCCGCTGGTCTGGCGCCACGCCAATTCCGGAAAACAGCCGACCGGGGAGACGCACGAGGCGCTGAAGGAATCCCTGCTGGCGCTCTTGCGACAGGCCCTCCCTGTGGACGGGGTGCTGCTGAGCGTGCACGGGGCCTATTCCGCCGAGGGGGTCGACGATGCCGACGGGGACATTCTGAAGAGTGTCCGGGAACTGGTCGGCTCCCATTGTCCGATTATTGGAGTCCACGATCTCCATTGCAACATCGGCAAGACCATGGTGGACAACGCCACCGCCCTGATCGTGGAGGACACCTATCCCCACGTCGACATGGCCGAACGGGGCGTGGAAGCGGCCGACATGATGGTGCGGACGGTGCGGGGCGAGATCCGTCCCACTCTGGGCTGGCGCTCCATCCCCCTTTTCTGGGCGGCGGCCAGGATGATCACCGCCAAAGAGCCCATGAGCCTGGTCATCGACCGCCTGCACGCTCTGGAGAAACAGCCCGGGGTTTTGACGGCCAGCGTGGGGGTCGGGTACCAGTGGGCCGACGTGAACTGCGCCGGGGCTTCCACACTGGTCGTCACCGACAACGATCTGGCAGGAGCGCAGCAAAAGGCGGACGACCTGGCCCGCTGGATCTGGGAACGGAAGGAGACCTGGCAGCGGGAGCCTCTTTCACCCGAGCGCGCCCTGGATCAGGGCGAGGCCCTGGGGAAATACCCCATTATCCTGGCCGACCAGGCCGACAACCCGGGCGGCGGCGCGCCCAGCGACAGCACCGAGATTCTGCGCCTCTTCCTGCAGCGGCGACTTCAGGACGCCGCCGTGCTCCATATCGTCGATCCGGAAACCGTCAGGACGGCTCTCCGGGCCGGTGTCGGGAACCGGGTTGAGGTGGAAGTCGGAGGGAAGTCTCACCCGCTGGTGGGACCGCCGGTCCCAATGCAGGCTGAAGTGGTGGCGGTGAGCGACGGGCGTTTCGTCTATGACGGTCCCATGTTTGCCGGCCTGGAGGGCGACCATGGAGACTCGGTGCTGCTCAGGCAGGACGGGGTCTACGTGGCGGTCATCTCCCTGGGCCACCAGCCCATGGACCTGGCCTTCAGCCGTGGGTTGGGACTGGATTGCGCCCGCATGCGCTATCTTTGCGTGAAGTCGACCGGCCACTTTCGCAGCGGCTTCGAGCCCATCGCCGGTTCGATCTTCAACGTCGATGCCGGCAGCGTCTTCACCCAGGACTTCTCCAAGCTGCCCTTCAAGCGCCTGGGCCGAAAGATCTACCCCATGCAGCCGGATACGACCTTCGAGATTTGA